A genomic segment from Chloroflexota bacterium encodes:
- a CDS encoding PadR family transcriptional regulator: MPRRSHQLGAADHALLGLLRLGARHGYELASYFQADGTLGPVCTLGVSRLYALLHTLEELGLVHAESSVVSGGPPRKVFSLTEAGATAFAAWLDQPIRRLRQIRQDFLLKLFFSQKLPEHDTAGLIDRQLAVSRAVADELAAAAAAEPAGSFALLVYESRLALARATTTWLETERARAGEQVTAPPA; the protein is encoded by the coding sequence ATGCCGCGACGAAGCCACCAGCTAGGGGCGGCCGATCACGCCCTGCTCGGCCTGTTACGCCTGGGCGCCCGTCACGGGTACGAGCTGGCGTCGTACTTTCAGGCTGACGGCACCCTCGGGCCGGTCTGCACGCTGGGCGTCTCGCGCCTGTACGCCCTGCTGCACACACTCGAAGAGCTGGGGCTGGTGCACGCCGAGTCCTCCGTGGTCAGCGGCGGACCACCCCGCAAGGTCTTCAGCCTGACGGAGGCCGGCGCGACGGCGTTCGCTGCCTGGCTCGACCAGCCGATCCGCCGCCTCCGGCAGATCCGGCAGGATTTCCTCCTGAAGCTGTTCTTCTCGCAGAAGCTTCCGGAGCACGATACGGCCGGCCTGATCGACCGGCAGCTTGCCGTGAGCCGCGCCGTAGCTGACGAGCTGGCCGCGGCGGCCGCCGCCGAGCCGGCCGGCAGCTTCGCCCTGCTGGTGTACGAGTCACGGCTGGCGCTGGCACGCGCCACCACGACGTGGCTCGAAACGGAGCGGGCGCGGGCGGGCGAGCAGGTCACAGCACCGCCCGCCTGA
- a CDS encoding molybdopterin molybdotransferase MoeA, translated as MRTSSPYPMISVAEATDEIQSRVAPLPPIVVGFREALGYVLAEDAIAPMDLPPAERSAVDGYALVAQPGPLSLRVLRELTAGQSADLHLDRETAVRIMTGGVIPPGADAVVMVEETEERDGVVTVRSTPKVGDNIQGAGIDVHQGQAVLVAGRRLGPPEIGMLATIGQTRVKVHPKPRVAVMATGDEVVEPEEEPPVGYVRDSNRYAVIAAATEAGGEVVWSRHVPDDPAALADAMRDALSVADVLITSGGVSMGTRDHIKPLLAELGDVHFGRIAFKPGKPLTFASFQRPGRVAYAFGLPGFPVSSLVTFEVFVRPALRRLQGYANVQRPRVRVTLAHDIQPDAGRLEYHRATVRWQDGTLLATSTGKQTSSRLITMVGANALLEVPSGTALLPAGTELPALLTGDLQS; from the coding sequence ATGCGCACCAGTTCGCCCTACCCGATGATCTCGGTCGCCGAGGCGACGGACGAGATCCAGTCGCGGGTTGCTCCGCTCCCGCCGATTGTCGTGGGGTTCCGCGAGGCGCTCGGCTACGTGCTGGCGGAGGATGCCATCGCGCCGATGGATCTGCCGCCGGCCGAGCGGTCAGCGGTGGACGGATACGCGCTGGTGGCGCAGCCAGGGCCGCTCTCGTTACGGGTGCTCCGCGAGCTGACGGCCGGCCAGAGCGCTGACCTCCACCTGGACCGGGAGACGGCGGTCAGGATCATGACGGGCGGCGTGATCCCGCCGGGCGCTGACGCCGTGGTGATGGTCGAAGAGACCGAGGAGCGGGACGGGGTCGTCACGGTCAGGTCGACGCCAAAGGTCGGCGACAACATCCAGGGCGCGGGCATCGACGTCCACCAGGGCCAGGCAGTCCTCGTCGCGGGCCGCCGGCTGGGGCCGCCCGAGATCGGGATGCTCGCGACCATCGGTCAGACGCGGGTCAAGGTGCATCCGAAGCCACGGGTCGCCGTGATGGCGACGGGCGACGAGGTCGTGGAGCCGGAAGAGGAGCCGCCTGTCGGATACGTCCGCGACAGCAACCGCTATGCCGTGATCGCCGCTGCCACCGAGGCCGGCGGTGAGGTCGTCTGGTCGCGCCACGTGCCGGATGACCCGGCCGCGCTGGCCGACGCCATGCGTGACGCGCTCTCGGTAGCCGACGTGCTGATCACGTCTGGCGGCGTCTCGATGGGCACGCGAGACCACATCAAGCCGCTCCTGGCCGAACTGGGAGATGTCCATTTCGGACGGATCGCCTTCAAGCCCGGCAAGCCGCTGACGTTTGCGTCGTTCCAGCGGCCGGGCCGCGTAGCCTACGCGTTCGGCCTGCCGGGCTTCCCGGTCTCGTCGCTGGTGACGTTCGAGGTCTTCGTGCGGCCGGCCCTGCGCCGCCTCCAGGGGTATGCCAACGTCCAGCGGCCACGGGTGCGGGTGACACTGGCGCACGACATCCAACCCGACGCCGGCCGCCTGGAGTACCACCGTGCGACGGTCCGCTGGCAGGACGGCACACTGCTGGCAACCTCGACCGGCAAGCAGACCTCCAGCCGGCTGATCACGATGGTCGGCGCAAACGCGCTGCTCGAAGTGCCGTCTGGAACGGCGCTGCTGCCAGCCGGCACGGAGCTGCCGGCCCTGTTGACGGGCGACCTCCAGAGTTAG